Proteins from a single region of Myxosarcina sp. GI1:
- a CDS encoding nucleotidyltransferase family protein, with protein MSILDPTTEQQIVERVLKARAERPQFIARMKVRQQQGIEIARQCAKLLKQQFGVSRVVLFGSMLDVESIFEDSDIDLAVWGLPSDLYWQAGCALDNIILENGYNFFPINLVDVNDA; from the coding sequence ATGAGTATTTTAGACCCCACAACCGAACAACAAATTGTCGAGCGAGTTTTAAAAGCTAGAGCCGAACGACCTCAGTTTATAGCTCGAATGAAAGTCAGACAGCAACAAGGTATAGAAATTGCTCGTCAGTGCGCCAAGCTTCTCAAACAGCAATTTGGTGTTAGCAGAGTAGTGTTATTTGGTTCGATGCTCGATGTCGAATCGATTTTTGAAGACTCTGACATCGACCTCGCTGTTTGGGGTTTACCAAGCGATCTCTATTGGCAAGCTGGATGTGCTTTAGACAACATAATATTGGAAAACGGCTATAATTTTTTCCCTATCAATTTAGTTGACGTTAACGATGCTTAA
- a CDS encoding DUF1830 domain-containing protein: MVINNSNSQNQALLCAYINLTSEIQVAKIPENPEFEKVIFPYEKLLFKASEGSGLNIFIEVAGKTSLFASIPCQQLQSHAPIKSNR; the protein is encoded by the coding sequence ATGGTTATTAATAATTCCAATTCTCAAAATCAAGCATTGCTTTGTGCTTATATTAATCTCACCTCTGAGATTCAAGTGGCTAAAATTCCAGAGAACCCTGAATTTGAGAAAGTTATTTTTCCCTACGAAAAACTTTTATTTAAGGCTTCTGAGGGAAGTGGGTTGAATATATTCATTGAAGTAGCTGGCAAGACATCTTTGTTCGCTTCAATTCCTTGTCAACAATTGCAAAGCCACGCTCCAATCAAATCCAATCGATAA